In Oncorhynchus clarkii lewisi isolate Uvic-CL-2024 chromosome 2, UVic_Ocla_1.0, whole genome shotgun sequence, one DNA window encodes the following:
- the LOC139419217 gene encoding oocyte zinc finger protein XlCOF6-like: MARQTIFLHDYLIGQSTPTPRKCKQSSSGHCVWFESKKNASKEDIRGTLVNKMKIKQRSKTMPLHKKTMGTKRHGNLGITQTEHDPQSGDDSTGRDEPDCTQALSKSTSSNHHSDSSTLHKDPVVVLTRLAEVVVKTLLRDIKVCLVKKVTDVRKDEDNHGGSPQFFPCPHCTISFTDCYFLENHIKTKHQKQYLAMLRSQVSKSKRVYGPTHSCAHCSCMFHTPRQLDIHTRQAHPSARLQKPAPPRRTGRPHRVQEKFHTCPQCSRRFKYLGSLLKHCKSLHKMAVVLTNGHISCADCEKSFENCWGLGPHRCHEPEGNKPKDAKQMVIKEVGFQCLDCGKILTTPTSLNTHMRIHTGEKPYVCKECGKRFSGTGAYHYHLLIHNGVKPFKCQDCGKAFKQKSLLRKHMTVHSGERKYSCSQCDRHFAYRESLKLHLRTHSGARPFKCTVCGKDFADKGYLKMHLKIHNNQKNYHCGVCGQKFIRIGVLNVHLRSHTGERPYHCTVCDKQFARLDHLKNHQRTHTGEKPYTCTECGKSFTQSGDLTKHKRLHTGERPFECSECHKRFICSASLTLHMRTHTHRDVKPYSCQECGKSFYEQSHVNGHMKIHKGKRYSCPHCFLSFARKSNLSKHLLRRHKPK, translated from the exons ATGGCCAGA CAGACAATCTTTCTACATGATTACCTGATTGGTCAATCTACACCCACGCCGAGGAAGTGCAAACAGAGTTCTTCCGGTCACTGTGTTTGGTTTGAATCGAAGAAG AATGCCAGTAAGGAGGATATTAGAGGCACTTTAGTCAACAAGATGAAGATCAAACAACGTTCAAAAACTATGCCACTGCACAAAAAAACCATGGGGACTAAACGCCATGGAAACCTGGGTATAACACAAACAGAACATGACCCACAGTCAGGTGATGACTCCACCGGCAGAGATGAACCAGATTGTACCCAAGCACTCTCAAAGAGCACCAGTTCAAATCATCATTCAGATTCTAGTACACTCCACAAGGATCCTGTGGTAGTGCTAACCAGGTTGGCTGAG GTGGTGGTTAAGACACTTCTGAGAGACATTAAAGTGTGTTTGGTGAAGAAGGTGACGGATGTCAGGAAGGATGAAGACAACCATGGAG GTTCTCCTCAGTTCTTTCCTTGTCCACACTGCACCATCTCCTTTACTGACTGTTACTTCCTGGAGAACCACATCAAGACCAAACACCAGAAGCAGTACCTGGCCATGTTGAGAAGCCAAGTCTCAAAGAGTAAAAGAGTGTACGGCCCCACACACAGCTGTGCCCACTGTAGCTGCATGTTCCATACACCACGACAGCTAGACATCCACACCCGCCAGGCCCACCCCTCTGCCCGTCTCCAGAAACCTGCCCCTCCCCGGAGAACTGGCCGTCCCCACAGGGTACAGGAGAAATTCCACACCTGCCCACAGTGCTCCCGCAGATTCAAGTACCTGGGCAGCCTGCTGAAGCACTGCAAGAGTTTGCACAAAATGGCTGTTGTTCTCACCAATGGACACATCAGTTGCGCAGACTGTGAGAAGAGCTTTGAGAATTGCTGGGGCCTGGGGCCTCACCGGTGTCACGAACCAGAGGGCAATAAACCGAAGGATGCTAAACAGATGGTCATTAAGGAAGTCGGCTTCCAATGCTTAGATTGTGGCAAGATCCTCACTACTCCTACGAGCCTGAACACTCACATGCGCATCCACACTGGAGAAAAGCCTTATGTCTGCAAGGAGTGTGGCAAGCGCTTCTCAGGTACAGGCGCTTACCATTATCACTTGTTAATACACAATGGGGTCAAGCCATTCAAATGTCAGGACTGTGGGAAGGCTTTCAAGCAGAAGTCGCTCCTCAGGAAGCACATGACTGTTCACTCTGGTGAGAGGAAGTACTCCTGCTCCCAATGCGACAGGCATTTTGCATACAGGGAGAGTCTGAAGCTTCACCTGCGCACACACTCCGGGGCGAGACCTTTCAAATGTACTGTCTGTGGTAAAGACTTTGCTGACAAAGGTTATCTGAAGATGCATCTGAAGATCCACAACAACCAGAAAAACTACCATTGTGGGGTTTGTGGGCAGAAATTCATAAGGATTGGGGTGCTGAACGTACACCTGCGCTCACACACAGGTGAGAGGCCTTACCACTGCACAGTGTGTGACAAGCAGTTTGCCCGACTCGACCACCTGAAGAACCACCAGCGCACTCACACAGGTGAGAAACCATACACCTGTACCGAGTGCGGTAAAAGCTTCACTCAGTctggagatctaaccaaacacaAGCGCCTCCACACTGGGGAGAGGCCATTTGAATGTTCTGAATGCCACAAACGCTTTATCTGCTCTGCTTCTCTGACCCTGCACATGAGGACCCACACTCACCGTGACGTAAAGCCATACTCCTGCCAagagtgtgggaagagcttttaTGAACAGAGTCATGTGAACGGCCACATGAAAATCCACAAGGGGAAACGTTATTCCTGCCCCCACTGCTTTCTCAGCTTTGCTCGCAAGTCCAACCTCTCCAAACACCTGCTTAGACGTCATAAACCTAAATGA
- the LOC139419227 gene encoding multiple epidermal growth factor-like domains protein 8, which produces MSLNTHMRMSHTGEKPYECKECGKIFMKGSSLGKHLLTQCSLHCLALRNSSWSFLHCPEEDECANGHHHCNVTQDCHDLTQGYHCTCKQGYVLSRHTALFPLQNSRKCAKCKDSFNGTPVNEHQCYRQFNVDNECFASTPTNRNLPKGRTVFFDAQPKFTNMDIRVTIDMTFGEVEVYMSNSHDTFIVEVDLHTGIHAIKIEDESVARAGASGGDKETPPSPMKVYANFSSSLGGAMLPNTPLQLHAKPQGADREVREAKAEGLISYITVWKPQTVLICQGVPDCVVINFPHEVHSLKSSRFYIALRGVGTEERRGESQGLLFFRLDQAHIDLFIVFSVFFSCFFLSVCVLLWKIKQFMDFRREQRRHIQEMTKMASRPFAKLTVYLEPEEPQLIYLPSTEGHCRWQGKLGGIYVPTNTTALHPHHHPSSHSGYQHFCRADPFLSQLMGFSYSTFKVGPITLEPTDDGMAGVATVLIQLPGGILAPNRACLGSLVTLRQNLQEYCGHGI; this is translated from the exons ATGAGCCTGAACACTCACATGCGCATGTCCCACACCGGAGAGAAACCTTACGAATGCAAGGAGTGTGGCAAAATATTCATGAAGGGCAGCAGTTTAGGCAAACACCTGCTCACCCAGTGCTCTCTGCATTGCCTGGCCCTG AGAAACAGCAGCTGGTCCTTCCTCCACTGCCCAGAGGAGGATGAGTGTGCCAACGGCCACCACCACTGTAACGTCACCCAGGACTGCCATGACCTGACCCAGGGATACCACTGCACCTGCAAGCAGGGCTACGTTCTCAGCCG ACACACTGCGCTGTTCCCCCTGCAGAACTCCCGAAAG TGCGCCAAGTGCAAAGACTCCTTCAATGGCACACCAGTAAATGAGCACCAGTGCTACCGGCAGTTCAATGTGGACAATGAGTGTTTTGCGTCAACCCCCACCAACCGCAATCTGCCCAAGGGACGCACTGTCTTCTTCGATGCCCAGCCAAAGTTCACCAACATGGACATCCGAGTCACCATCGACATGACCTTCGGGGAGGTGGAGGTGTACATGTCCAACTCCCATGACACCTTCATCGTAGAAGTGGACCTCCACACAGGCATCCACGCCATCAAGATCGAGGACGAGTCGGTGGCCCGAGCTGGGGCGAGCGGAGGGGATAAGGAGACACCTCCGTCACCTATGAAGGTGTATGCCAACTTCTCATCCAGCCTGGGTGGGGCCATGCTCCCCAACACCCCCCTGCAGCTCCACGCCAAGCCCCAGGGGGCAGACAGGGAGGTACGGGAGGCCAAGGCAGAGGGGCTCATCTCCTATATCACGGTGTGGAAGCCCCAGACGGTGCTGATTTGTCAAGGTGTCCCTGACTGCGTGGTCATCAACTTCCCCCATGAGGTCCACTCCCTGAAGTCCAGCCGCTTCTACATTGCCCTGCGTGGTGTAGGCACCGAGGAGAGACGGGGCGAGTCCCAGGGCCTGCTCTTCTTCCGCCTGGACCAGGCTCACATCGACCTGTTCATTGTCTTCTCTGTTTTCTTCTCCTGCTTCTTCCTCTCcgtctgtgtcctcctctggaAGATCAAGCAGTTCATGGACTTCCGCCGAGAGCAGAGGCGTCATATCCAGGAAATGACCAAGATGGCATCCAGGCCCTTCGCCAAGCTCACTGTCTATTTGGAGCCAGAGGAGCCCCAGCTCATCTACCTGCCCTCCACAGAGGGGCATTGTCGTTGGCAAGGCAAGCTGGGGGGCATT TATGTCCCCACCAACACCACGGCCTtgcacccccaccaccacccatcCTCCCACAGTGGCTACCAGCACTTCTGCCGCGCCGACCCCTTCTTGTCCCAGCTCATGGGCTTCTCCTACTCCACCTTCAAGGTGGGGCCCATCACCCTGGAGCCCACGGACGACGGCATGGCCGGGGTGGCCACCGTTCTCATCCAGCTGCCGGGGGGCATCCTGGCCCCTAACCGCGCCTGCCTGGGGTCCCTGGTCACACTACGGCAAAACCTCCAGGAGTACTGTGGTCACGGCATTTGA
- the LOC139422606 gene encoding gastrula zinc finger protein XlCGF57.1-like has translation MKIKQRSKTMPLHKKTMGIKRHGNLGITQTEHDPQSGDDSTGRDEPDCTQALSKSTSSNHHSDSSTLHKDPVVVLTRLAEVVVKTLLRDIKVCLVKEVTDVRKDEDNHGGSPQFFPCPHCTISFTDCYFLENHIKTKHQKQYLAMLRSQVSKSKRVYGPTHSCPHCSCMFHTPRQLDIHTRQAHPSARPQKPAPPRRTGRPHGVQEKFHTCPQCSRRFKYLGSLLKHCKSLHKMAAVLTNGHISCADCEKSFENCWGLGPHRCHEPEGNKPKDAKQMVIKEVGFQCLDCGKILTTPTSLNTHMRIHTGEKPYVCKECGKRFSGTGAYHYHLLIHNGVIPFKCQDCGKAFKQKYLLRKHMTVHSGERKYSCSQCDRQFAYRESLKLHLRTHSGARPFKCTVCGKDFADKGYLKMHLKIHNNQKNYHCGVCGQKFIRIGVLNVHLRSHTGERPYHCTVCDKQFARLDHLKNHQRTHTGEKPYTCTECGKSFTQSGDLTKHKRLHTGERPFECSECHKRFICSASLTLHMRTHTHRDVKPYSCQECGKSFYEQSHVNGHMKIHKGKRYSCPHCFLSFARKSNLSKHLLRRHKPK, from the exons ATGAAGATCAAACAACGTTCAAAAACTATGCCACTGCACAAAAAAACCATGGGGATTAAACGCCATGGAAACCTGGGTATAACACAAACAGAACATGACCCACAGTCAGGTGATGACTCCACCGGCAGAGATGAACCAGATTGTACCCAAGCACTCTCAAAGAGCACCAGTTCAAATCATCATTCAGATTCTAGTACACTCCACAAGGATCCTGTGGTAGTGCTAACCAGGTTGGCTGAG GTGGTGGTTAAGACACTTCTGAGAGACATTAAAGTGTGTTTGGTGAAGGAGGTGACGGATGTCAGGAAGGATGAAGACAACCATGGAG GTTCTCCTCAGTTCTTTCCTTGTCCACACTGCACCATCTCCTTTACTGACTGTTACTTCCTGGAGAACCACATCAAGACCAAACACCAGAAGCAGTACCTGGCCATGTTGAGAAGCCAAGTCTCAAAGAGTAAAAGAGTGTACGGCCCCACACACAGCTGTCCCCACTGTAGCTGCATGTTCCATACACCACGACAGCTAGACATCCACACCCGCCAGGCCCACCCCTCTGCCCGTCCCCAGAAACCTGCCCCTCCCCGGAGAACTGGCCGTCCCCACGGGGTACAGGAGAAATTCCACACCTGCCCACAGTGCTCCCGCAGATTCAAGTACCTGGGCAGCCTGCTGAAGCACTGCAAGAGTTTGCACAAAATGGCGGCTGTTCTCACCAATGGACACATCAGTTGCGCAGACTGTGAGAAGAGCTTTGAGAATTGCTGGGGCCTGGGGCCTCACCGGTGTCACGAACCAGAGGGCAATAAACCGAAGGACGCTAAACAGATGGTCATTAAGGAAGTCGGCTTCCAATGCTTAGATTGTGGCAAGATCCTCACTACTCCTACGAGCCTGAACACTCACATGCGCATCCACACTGGAGAAAAGCCTTATGTCTGCAAGGAGTGTGGCAAGCGCTTCTCAGGTACAGGCGCTTACCATTATCACTTGTTAATACACAATGGGGTCATTCCATTCAAATGTCAGGACTGTGGGAAGGCTTTCAAGCAGAAGTACCTCCTCAGGAAGCACATGACTGTTCACTCTGGTGAGAGGAAGTACTCCTGCTCCCAATGCGACAGGCAGTTTGCATACAGGGAGAGTCTGAAGCTTCACCTGCGCACACACTCCGGGGCGAGACCTTTCAAATGTACTGTCTGTGGTAAAGACTTTGCTGACAAAGGTTATCTGAAGATGCATCTGAAGATCCACAACAACCAGAAAAACTACCATTGTGGGGTTTGTGGGCAGAAATTCATAAGGATTGGGGTGCTGAACGTACACCTGCGCTCACACACAGGTGAGAGGCCTTACCACTGCACAGTGTGTGACAAGCAGTTTGCCCGACTCGACCACCTGAAGAACCACCAGCGCACTCACACAGGTGAGAAACCATACACCTGTACCGAGTGCGGTAAAAGCTTCACTCAGTctggagatctaaccaaacacaAGCGCCTCCACACTGGAGAGAGGCCATTTGAATGTTCTGAATGCCACAAACGCTTTATCTGCTCTGCTTCTCTGACCCTGCACATGAGGACCCACACTCACCGTGACGTAAAGCCATACTCCTGCCAagagtgtgggaagagcttttaTGAACAGAGTCATGTGAACGGCCACATGAAAATCCACAAGGGGAAACGTTATTCCTGCCCCCACTGCTTTCTCAGCTTTGCTCGCAAGTCCAACCTCTCCAAACACCTGCTTAGACGTCATAAACCTAAATGA
- the LOC139422583 gene encoding gastrula zinc finger protein XlCGF57.1-like has product MKIKQRSKTMPLHKKTMGIKRHGNLGITQTEHDPQSGDDSTGRDEPDCTQALSKSTSSNHHSDSSTLHKDPVVVLTRLAEVVVKTLLRDIKVCLVKEVTDVRKDEDNHGGSPQFFPCPHCTISFTDCYFLENHIKTKHQKQYLAMLRSQVSKSKRVYGPTHSCPHCSCMFHTPRQLDIHTRQAHPSARPQKPAPPRRTGRPHRVQEKFHTCPQCSRRFKYLGSLLKHCKSLHKMAVVLTNGHISCADCEKSFENCWGLGPHRCHEPEGNKPKDAKQMVIKEVGFQCLDCGKILTTPTSLNTHMRIHTGEKPFVCKECGKRFSDTSAYRYHLLIHNGVKPFKCQDCGKAFKQKSLLRKHMTVHSGERKYSCSQCDRKFAYRESLKLHLRTHSGERPFKCTVCGKDFADKGYLKTHLKIHSNQKNYHCGVCGQKFIRIGVLNIHLRSHTGERPYHCTVCDKQFARLDHLKNHQRTHTGEKPYTCTECGKSFTQSGDLTKHKRLHTGERPFECSECHKRFICSASLTLHMRTHTHRDVKPYSCQECGKSFYEQSHVNGHMKIHKGKRYSCPHCFLSFARKSNLSKHLLRRHKPK; this is encoded by the exons ATGAAGATCAAACAACGTTCAAAAACTATGCCACTGCACAAAAAAACCATGGGGATTAAACGCCATGGAAACCTGGGTATAACACAAACAGAACATGACCCACAGTCAGGTGATGACTCCACCGGCAGAGATGAACCAGATTGTACCCAAGCACTCTCAAAGAGCACCAGTTCAAATCATCATTCAGATTCTAGTACACTCCACAAGGATCCTGTGGTAGTGCTAACCAGGTTGGCTGAG GTGGTGGTTAAGACACTTCTGAGAGACATTAAAGTGTGTTTGGTGAAGGAGGTGACGGATGTCAGGAAGGATGAAGACAACCATGGAG GTTCTCCTCAGTTCTTTCCTTGTCCACACTGCACCATCTCCTTTACTGACTGTTACTTCCTGGAGAACCACATCAAGACCAAACACCAGAAGCAGTACCTGGCCATGTTGAGAAGCCAAGTCTCAAAGAGTAAAAGAGTGTACGGCCCCACACACAGCTGTCCCCACTGTAGCTGCATGTTCCATACACCACGACAGCTAGACATCCACACCCGCCAGGCCCACCCCTCTGCCCGTCCCCAGAAACCTGCCCCTCCCCGGAGAACTGGCCGTCCCCACAGGGTACAGGAGAAATTCCACACCTGCCCACAGTGCTCCCGCAGATTCAAGTACCTGGGCAGCCTGCTGAAGCACTGCAAGAGTTTGCACAAAATGGCTGTTGTTCTCACCAATGGACACATCAGTTGCGCAGACTGTGAGAAGAGCTTTGAGAATTGCTGGGGCCTGGGGCCTCACCGGTGTCACGAACCAGAGGGCAATAAACCGAAGGACGCTAAACAGATGGTCATTAAGGAAGTCGGCTTCCAATGCTTAGATTGTGGCAAGATCCTCACTACTCCTACGAGCCTGAACACTCACATGCGCATCCACACTGGAGAAAAGCCTTTTGTCTGCAAGGAGTGTGGCAAGCGCTTCTCAGATACCAGCGCTTACCGTTATCACTTGTTAATACACAATGGGGTCAAGCCATTCAAATGTCAGGACTGTGGGAAGGCTTTCAAGCAGAAGTCGCTCCTCAGGAAGCACATGACTGTTCACTCTGGTGAGAGGAAGTACTCCTGCTCCCAATGCGACAGGAAGTTTGCATACAGGGAGAGTCTGAAGCTTCACCTGCGTACACACTCCGGGGAGAGACCTTTCAAATGTACTGTCTGTGGTAAAGACTTTGCTGACAAAGGTTATCTGAAGACTCATCTGAAGATCCACAGCAACCAGAAAAACTACCATTGTGGGGTTTGTGGGCAGAAATTCATAAGGATTGGGGTGCTGAACATACACCTGCGCTCACACACAGGTGAGAGGCCTTACCACTGCACAGTGTGTGACAAGCAGTTTGCCCGACTCGACCACCTGAAGAACCACCAGCGCACTCACACAGGTGAGAAACCATACACCTGTACCGAGTGCGGTAAAAGCTTCACTCAGTctggagatctaaccaaacacaAGCGCCTCCACACTGGGGAGAGGCCATTTGAATGTTCTGAATGCCACAAACGCTTTATCTGCTCTGCTTCTCTGACCCTGCACATGAGGACCCACACTCACCGTGACGTAAAGCCATACTCCTGCCAagagtgtgggaagagcttttaTGAACAGAGTCATGTGAATGGCCACATGAAAATCCACAAGGGGAAACGTTATTCCTGCCCCCACTGCTTTCTCAGCTTTGCTCGCAAGTCCAACCTCTCCAAACACCTGCTTAGACGTCATAAACCTAAATGA